The genomic DNA GGCGGGCTTTGACGTCGATGGACTGACGCTGGTGCTACTGAGCTTTGGTATCGCCAGTTTCATCGGCACCTCGTTGTCGTCGGTCATTCTTAAGCGTTCAGTGAAAGCTGCACTGGCCTGTGCGCCGCTGGTACTGGCGCTAAGCGCGGTGACGTTGATGTTCTGGGGCCATGACAAAATTGTCGCGTCGGCGGTGGCGATTATCTGGGGCTTTGCGTTTGCGCTGGTGCCGGTCGGCTGGTCAACGTGGATCACTCGCTCGCTCTCCGACCAGGCGGAAAAAGCCGGTTCCATTCAGGTGGCGGTGATCCAATTAGCGAACACCTGCGGAGCCGCGGTCGGCGGTTTTGCGCTCGACCATTTCGGGCTGCTGTCGCCGCTGGCGCTGTCCGGCACGCTGATGCTGCTGACGGCGCTGCTGGTGGCGACGAAGGTGAAGATTAAGTAAGCGCTTACAGCCCCGGTTTCACTCTTCTGCGCGAATCCAGCGAAATCAGGATCACCGAGGAGAGGATCAGCAGCGTACCGAGCCAGTCGAGCAGCGTAAACGTCACGCCTAACAGCAGCAGGGACAGCAGCGCGCTGCTCAGTGGCTCCGTACAGCTCAGAATGCTGGCTTTTGGCCCGCCAATCAACTGCGCGCCTTTCAGATACAGGCTGAAGGTCAGCGCGGTGCCGATCACCACAAAGTAGAAAAAGGCCAGTATCAGATTGCCGGTGATGGCGACCTGCGAACCCTGCGCGGCGTAAAACGGCAACAGTACAATACCACCGAGCAGCATGCTCCAGCCAACAACCGGCAACGTGCCGTAACGAGCGATAAGTGTTGACGGAAATGTGGTGTAAAACGCCGCCGCAAATGCGGAAGCAATGCCCCAGAACAGCGCCGCCGCGGAGACAGAGAGCGATGTCGGGTTACCGTGGGTGACCAGCAAAAACGTGCCAATAAGCGATGTCAGAATCGCAATGATCACCAGCATGCCCGGACGAACGCGTTTCGCCAGCGCAAACCACGCGACAATGATCGTCGGCGAGAGAAACTGCAGCACGGTGGCGGTCGCGGCGTTAGATTTTTCGATGGTCAGCAGGAAGGTCAGTTGTACCGTCAACGCCCCCACCAGCGTGAAAATCAGCAGGCTCAGCGCGTCTTGCCGGTGACGGAAGACGGCGAAAATCTTATCGCCGTGGACAAAAGAGAGCGTTAACAGGATGGTGCCGGCAAACAGCAGACGCGTCATGGTCAGAAACCCTGATGACATCTGGCTCTGCTCCATAATGTACTGCGCACAAACGCCCGAACTGCCCCACAAAATGGCGGCGATCAGCACGTTCATCATCCCTTTTCTGGTGGAGCCCATGATGTCCTCTTCGCTGTTTTCTCTCACTTTTTGTTTCGGAGGACATCATAGCACAGGGATTTCGGCGTCAGCTTAAATCCACATCCTTGCTGCCAAACAGCCAGGTCAGGACAAACCCGCAGAGATAGGCCACGCATAGCCCCGCCGCGTACACCGCCATTCCGGCGAAAATGCCGTGACCGGAGGTCATTAGCGGCAGCGCCACCAGACCCGACGGGCCAAAGACCGTATTCAGCCCTACCGGCAGGCCCATCCACGCCACCATCCCGATGAAGAACCCGCCGCAGGCGCCGCCCAGACAGGCGGTGACAAACGGTTTCATGCGCGGCAGCGTCACACCGTAAATCAGCGGCTCGCCAATGCCGAGGAAGCCGGGGATGATCGCCCCTTTAATCTGTGTACGCAGCAGCGCGCCTGCCTTCGCACGGAAAAA from Trabulsiella odontotermitis includes the following:
- a CDS encoding EamA family transporter, producing the protein MGSTRKGMMNVLIAAILWGSSGVCAQYIMEQSQMSSGFLTMTRLLFAGTILLTLSFVHGDKIFAVFRHRQDALSLLIFTLVGALTVQLTFLLTIEKSNAATATVLQFLSPTIIVAWFALAKRVRPGMLVIIAILTSLIGTFLLVTHGNPTSLSVSAAALFWGIASAFAAAFYTTFPSTLIARYGTLPVVGWSMLLGGIVLLPFYAAQGSQVAITGNLILAFFYFVVIGTALTFSLYLKGAQLIGGPKASILSCTEPLSSALLSLLLLGVTFTLLDWLGTLLILSSVILISLDSRRRVKPGL